In Vicia villosa cultivar HV-30 ecotype Madison, WI unplaced genomic scaffold, Vvil1.0 ctg.000600F_1_1, whole genome shotgun sequence, a single window of DNA contains:
- the LOC131629724 gene encoding TATA box-binding protein-associated factor RNA polymerase I subunit B-like — protein sequence MNLKFALIFLVNQMSNVVFFNAPRRCLTYFQVQIVICKFLAFLFSGEPEDCNTRGKYRSEPHNMYGQRVVFIWFRSLKNRIPLVSTIVVSYLACHIAREAIMPSDIIKWAREGRLPYLSAFVEIEKRMKHPSIACPISSSYMFRPKRALFVYKLESHASSIAQFIGLELPPVNFYALAYRYLEKLSLPVEKILPYACRIYEWSMPPDLWLSLSKDYFRLPTHVCVVSVLVVAIRIFAKDSAKNPAEHRKHDLDCAGLLQHLHATYKEIADSSGKVCLLAVLSC from the exons ATGAACTTGAAATTTGCCCTGATTTTTCTTGTTAATCAAATGTCTAATGTAGTTTTTTTTAACGCACCTAGAAGATGTCTAACTTATTTTCAAGTGCAGATTGTAATTTGTAAATTTCTCGCTTTCTTGTTCTCAGGAGAACCAGAAGATTGTAACACACGTGGTAAATACAGATCAGAACCTCACAATATGTATGGTCAGCGAGTTGTGTTTATATGGTTTAGGTCTTTAAAGAATAGGATTCCACTAGTTAGCACCATTGTTGTTTCATATTTGGCATGTCATATTGCCAGGGAAGCCATCATGCCATCAGACATAATTAAGTGGGCACGTGAAGGGAGGCTTCCATATTTATCTGCTTTTGTTGAAATTGAAAAGCGTATGAAACATCCATCAATTGCATGTCCTATCAGTTCAAGTTATATGTTCAGGCCAAAGCGAGCTCTTTTTGTTTATAAACTAGAGTCACATGCCTCGTCAATTGCCCAGTTTATAGGCTTAGAGTTACCTCCTGTTAACTTTTATGCATTAGCTTATCGTTATCTTGAAAAGTTATCTCTTCCTgttgaaaagattcttccatATGCATGTCGCATTTATGAATGGTCGATGCCTCCAGATTTGTGGCTATCGTTATCCAAGGATTATTTTAGACTACCTACTCATGTTTGTGTTGTCTCGGTTCTGGTAGTAGCAATAAGGATTTT TGCCAAAGATTCAGCCAAAAATCCAGCAGAACATCGAAAACACGATTTGGATTGTGCGGGGCTTCTCCAACACCTTCACGCAACATATAAAGAGATTGCAGACAGCAGTGGTAAAGTTTGTTTACTTGCAGTATTATCTTGTTGA
- the LOC131629709 gene encoding elongation factor 1-alpha-like, with protein sequence MGKEKVHINIVVIGHVDSGKSTTTGHLIYKLGGIDKRVIERFEKEAAEMNKRSFKYAWVLDKLKAERERGITIDIALWKFETTKYYCTVIDAPGHRDFIKNMITGTSQADCAVLIIDSTTGGFEAGISKDGQTREHALLAFTLGVRQMICCCNKMDATTPKYSKSRYEEIVKEVSSYMKKVGYNPDKIPFVPISGFEGDNMIERSTNLDWYKGPTLLDALDQITEPKRPSDKPLRLPLQDVYKIGGIGTVPVGRVETGIIKPGMVVTFAPTGLQTEVKSVEMHHEALTEALPGDNVGFNVKNVAVKDLKRGYVASNSKDDPAKEAANFTSQVIIMNHPGQIGNGYAPVLDCHTSHIAVKFAELVTKIDRRSGKEIEKEPKFLKNGDAGIIKMLPTKPMVVETFSEYPPLGRFAVRDMRQTVAVGVIKAVEKKDPSASKITKSALKKK encoded by the exons ATGGGTAAGGAAAAGGTTCATATTAACATTGTGGTCATTGGCCATGTCGACTCTGGGAAGTCAACTACTACTGGTCACTTGATCTACAAGCTAGGAGGTATTGATAAGCGTGTGATCGAGAGATTTGAGAAAGAGGCTGCTGAGATGAACAAGCGTTCATTTAAGTATGCTTGGGTTCTTGACAAGCTCAAGGCTGAACGTGAAAGAGGTATCACTATTGATATTGCTTTGTGGAAGTTTGAGACTACTAAGTATTACTGCACTGTCATTGATGCTCCCGGTCATAGGGATTTCATTAAGAACATGATTACTGGGACTTCCCAAGCTGATTGTGCTGTTCTCATCATTGATTCCACTACTGGTGGTTTTGAGGCTGGTATTTCAAAGGACGGTCAGACCCGTGAACATGCTCTCCTTGCTTTCACTCTTGGTGTGAGGCAAATGATCTGTTGTTGTAACAAG ATGGATGCCACTACACCCAAGTACTCCAAGAGTAGGTatgaagaaattgtgaaggaGGTTTCATCCTATATGAAGAAGGTTGGATATAACCCAGATAAAATTCCATTTGTTCCAATCTCTGGTTTTGAGGGAGATAACATGATTGAGCGCTCTACAAATCTTGACTGGTACAAGGGACCAACTCTTCTTGATGCTCTCGACCAAATCACTGAGCCAAAGAGGCCATCAGACAAGCCCCTTCGGTTACCTCTTCAGGATGTTTACAAGATTGGAGGAATTGGAACTGTGCCTGTCGGACGTGTTGAGACCGGTATCATTAAACCTGGAATGGTGGTGACTTTTGCGCCAACTGGACTTCAAACTGAAGTCAAGTCTGTGGAGATGCACCATGAAGCTCTTACTGAGGCTCTCCCTGGTGACAATGTTGGATTTAATGTTAAGAATGTTGCTGTCAAGGATCTCAAGCGTGGTTACGTTGCCTCAAACTCCAAGGATGACCCAGCTAAGGAGGCTGCTAATTTCACATCTCAAGTGATCATCATGAATCACCCTGGCCAGATTGGAAATGGATATGCCCCAGTTCTTGACTGTCACACCTCTCACATTGCTGTCAAGTTTGCCGAGCTTGTTACCAAGATTGACAGACGTTCTGGTAAAGAGATTGAGAAGGAGCCCAAGTTCCTAAAGAATGGTGATGCTGGTATTATTAAGATGCTTCCCACCAAGCCCATGGTTGTCGAGACTTTCTCTGAATATCCTCCACTCGGACGATTTGCTGTCAGAGACATGCGTCAAACTGTGGCTGTTGGAGTCATCAAGGCTGTGGAGAAGAAGGATCCAAGTGCATCGAAGATTACCAAGTCAGCACTCAAGAAGAAATGA